The following are encoded together in the Gemmatimonadaceae bacterium genome:
- a CDS encoding AAA family ATPase: MSQLYLDANELDAAARTVVAEAGRRGGGPGPVAVLVAEIDVEPPPKPAADGEPWSPDHLDALNREVFELIGASVRGADLVGRIGERVVVVLNNASADDGRSVGDRICAAVRTHRFSNGFGARTLSIGAAAAPDHGVSYEAVLDAAAAALARIQSQGRDGAAAMPPAHHEALRRPLSIDRFAGRVQELASLRQWLDEVGAGQPRVVAVTGASGTGTATLLRQLESEARLRGGLFASVAAPKRTLPKAYGVWRALLRATHVFQPAPEREWAELQHLEPALGELAVVARPGSQFRLLGELADYVRLLASDRPFVLVLDEMQWADSWSWDALEHLIGQLDRDRIMICLAFRTETSGLGSGPHDSTWMRRASSRPELARQISIANLTRDEVKQWLDAAFHRQAVGRELLAFIYRHTEGNPLFITHLLRSLVEDGYVWHNGMRWEWTPVSELRIPAGRPALIGHRLERFSASTYGVLWTAAIVGREFDVRLLVAAGAGSEPAVRLALSEALSAGLVHPTRERNRGSYAFTHDDVAEVLIDGLPSQQRRQLHLRVAQALERLRPDSTDDIALHYDAAGEQADAYCWGQFAAKTAERVYASGAASSYLQLAARNATSPGELAEIRVALAHLSETRGRFDEVEELCDLAIEWFDGQGDERRSLTLRRLRERARMELGQPALVTLEALKVLEAEAKRLRFDHEHVAVLLMMSQTYGRLGDRRTSERFAAEGVAMAEQVGDTLLLADAVNRLGGAMFSESPSRAYSILERALSLYETVGDARGQARTYGNMGVVAQFESRLDVAFEAYSKAITVGRAGGIPDLWGAAALNLGVLLQRCGDYEKARDLFSEALGLFVAVKHSEYQLAALFNMAHAEREVGRWESATQLYETTVSLAQRIGQADIEAGATAGAGLCALELGKEDEARSAIRALRSRTKDRTDWFVGREVVEALQIRGYAGDDEQRDRAVERLARSVELAESTDMYCAAWLITSCAEAVGRIDRTRVGELLRAYGDRVKKLGYPEMTRRFDVLEASLERPQQ; this comes from the coding sequence ATGTCGCAGCTGTACCTGGACGCCAACGAGCTCGACGCTGCCGCCAGAACCGTCGTGGCCGAGGCAGGGCGTCGTGGCGGGGGCCCCGGCCCGGTGGCGGTATTGGTCGCCGAGATCGACGTCGAGCCGCCGCCCAAGCCGGCTGCCGATGGCGAGCCCTGGTCGCCCGATCACCTCGACGCGCTGAACCGAGAGGTGTTCGAGCTGATCGGCGCTTCGGTCCGCGGTGCGGACCTGGTCGGGCGCATCGGCGAGCGCGTGGTGGTCGTCCTCAACAACGCAAGCGCGGACGATGGACGGTCGGTCGGCGACCGCATCTGCGCCGCGGTCCGAACGCACCGTTTCTCGAACGGCTTTGGCGCCAGGACGCTTTCGATTGGTGCGGCAGCCGCACCGGATCACGGGGTATCGTACGAAGCGGTTCTCGACGCGGCGGCCGCGGCCCTCGCTCGCATTCAGTCGCAGGGGCGCGACGGTGCGGCGGCGATGCCTCCCGCGCATCACGAAGCGCTTCGCCGTCCACTCTCCATCGACCGGTTCGCCGGGCGCGTTCAGGAGCTCGCCTCGCTGAGACAATGGCTCGACGAAGTTGGCGCTGGACAGCCGAGGGTGGTGGCCGTGACGGGCGCGTCGGGTACTGGCACGGCCACGCTGCTCAGGCAGCTCGAGTCTGAGGCGAGGCTGCGCGGCGGGCTGTTCGCGTCGGTCGCGGCGCCCAAACGCACTCTGCCCAAAGCGTACGGCGTCTGGCGCGCGCTGCTTCGCGCGACGCACGTCTTCCAGCCCGCGCCCGAGCGGGAGTGGGCCGAGCTTCAGCACCTCGAGCCGGCACTCGGCGAGCTAGCGGTCGTGGCGCGCCCCGGAAGCCAGTTCCGCTTGCTCGGAGAGCTTGCCGACTATGTGCGTCTGCTCGCATCGGACCGGCCGTTCGTGCTCGTGCTCGACGAGATGCAGTGGGCGGATTCGTGGTCGTGGGACGCGCTCGAACATTTGATCGGCCAGCTCGACCGCGACCGCATCATGATCTGCCTGGCGTTCCGGACGGAGACGAGCGGTCTTGGGAGCGGCCCGCATGACAGCACCTGGATGCGACGAGCGAGCTCGCGACCCGAGCTCGCTCGACAGATCAGCATCGCGAATCTCACGCGCGATGAAGTGAAGCAGTGGCTCGACGCGGCTTTCCACCGGCAGGCAGTCGGACGCGAGCTGCTCGCGTTCATCTACCGCCACACCGAGGGGAATCCGCTCTTCATCACGCACCTGCTCCGATCGCTCGTCGAAGACGGGTACGTCTGGCACAACGGCATGCGATGGGAATGGACGCCGGTGTCGGAGCTGCGAATCCCCGCCGGGCGTCCGGCGCTGATCGGACACCGACTCGAGCGATTCTCCGCGAGCACATACGGCGTGTTGTGGACCGCCGCCATCGTCGGGCGCGAATTCGACGTTCGGCTGTTGGTCGCCGCGGGCGCCGGCAGCGAGCCCGCCGTCCGGCTCGCGCTGTCGGAGGCGTTGAGCGCGGGGCTGGTTCACCCGACGCGCGAGCGGAATCGCGGCAGCTACGCATTCACGCACGACGACGTGGCCGAGGTGTTGATCGACGGACTTCCGTCGCAGCAGCGACGACAGCTCCATCTGCGCGTCGCGCAGGCGTTGGAAAGGCTGCGACCCGATTCGACCGACGACATCGCCTTGCACTACGACGCGGCCGGCGAGCAGGCGGACGCCTACTGCTGGGGTCAGTTCGCGGCAAAGACAGCCGAGCGAGTGTACGCGTCCGGCGCGGCGAGCTCGTACCTGCAGCTTGCGGCGCGCAACGCGACGAGTCCGGGCGAGCTGGCCGAGATTCGCGTCGCGTTGGCGCATTTGTCGGAGACGCGCGGCCGTTTCGACGAAGTCGAAGAGCTCTGCGATCTCGCCATCGAGTGGTTCGACGGTCAGGGCGACGAGCGCCGGTCGCTCACGCTGCGCCGTCTGCGCGAGCGCGCGCGGATGGAGCTCGGCCAGCCGGCGCTCGTGACGCTCGAAGCGCTCAAGGTGCTCGAGGCGGAAGCGAAGCGGCTCCGCTTCGACCACGAGCACGTGGCGGTGCTGCTCATGATGTCGCAGACCTATGGCCGCCTTGGCGATCGCCGGACGTCCGAGCGCTTCGCCGCGGAAGGAGTGGCGATGGCGGAGCAGGTCGGCGACACGCTTCTCCTCGCCGACGCGGTGAATCGCTTGGGCGGCGCGATGTTCAGCGAGTCGCCGAGCCGGGCGTATTCGATTCTCGAGCGCGCGCTGTCGTTGTACGAGACGGTGGGCGATGCGCGCGGACAGGCGAGGACGTACGGCAACATGGGAGTCGTCGCGCAATTCGAGTCGCGTCTCGACGTCGCGTTCGAAGCGTACTCGAAGGCGATCACCGTCGGTCGCGCCGGCGGAATTCCCGACCTGTGGGGCGCCGCCGCTCTGAACCTCGGCGTGTTGTTGCAGCGTTGCGGCGATTACGAAAAGGCGCGCGATCTGTTCAGCGAAGCGCTCGGGTTGTTCGTCGCGGTGAAGCACAGCGAGTATCAGCTGGCCGCGCTGTTCAACATGGCGCACGCGGAGCGAGAGGTCGGACGCTGGGAATCGGCGACGCAGCTCTACGAGACGACGGTCTCGCTCGCGCAGCGGATCGGGCAAGCAGACATCGAGGCCGGGGCGACGGCCGGTGCCGGTCTCTGCGCGCTCGAGCTCGGGAAGGAGGATGAGGCTCGTTCGGCGATACGCGCTCTGCGAAGCCGCACCAAAGATCGAACCGACTGGTTCGTGGGGCGCGAGGTCGTGGAAGCCCTCCAAATTCGCGGTTACGCGGGTGATGACGAACAGCGCGATCGCGCGGTTGAACGGTTAGCCCGGTCGGTTGAGCTGGCCGAATCCACGGACATGTATTGCGCCGCCTGGCTCATCACCTCGTGTGCTGAGGCCGTCGGCCGAATCGACCGAACTCGTGTTGGCGAACTGCTGCGAGCGTATGGGGATCGAGTCAAAAAGCTCGGATACCCGGAGATGACGAGACGATTTGACGTATTGGAAGCCAGCCTGGAGCGACCACAGCAGTAG
- a CDS encoding DUF1800 domain-containing protein, whose product MRHLVLLSSALIASVAAAQAPRSQSPAAPGSPNSISAPQGELLPDEQIQQVLNRLTFGPRPGDAERVRAIGIDKWIDLQLNPDRIPDPSGDDVLKSYSVFSTPTGDMVRQFEELQRLQRQAKRDAGNDTTMNKQQERREVLAQNPQLMQAAQRNQQMVGQIQSAQLARAISTERQLNEIMVDFWENHFSVFAGKGQTRLYLAQYDRDVIRPHALGKFRDLLGAVAHSPAMLFFLDNWQSAADSTQPTLAQARRPMAMRRPGRFGIFAPPPRPVPQQQQQRARRGLNENYARELMELHTLGVDGGYTQKDVQEVARALTGWTFNRQSGEFLFNPMIHDAGEKTILGQKFPAGRGEDEGERVLDIVASHPSTAHFIVTKLARHFVSDDPPKSLVDRCASTFSKTAGDIRETLRCVVTSPEFFSRSAYRAKVKTPFEVVASALRAVNASPDPTPRTAQLVARLGQPIFGRQTPDGWPDRGDAWMNTGAILNRINFGLALAAGQIPGAPLTNWSDFSSLRTQPRTQQVDAVVKSMLGGQVSSETRQVLMSGENPMLSTADANAMADSSAMNFGRRGAGGGRGAQQQAKPDGKGFPRGPGAQIPGFGRPVNLQGLPQVVGLALGAPEFQRR is encoded by the coding sequence ATGCGCCACCTCGTATTGCTGTCGTCCGCCCTGATCGCCTCCGTGGCAGCCGCCCAGGCGCCGCGAAGTCAGAGTCCTGCCGCGCCAGGAAGTCCCAATTCCATTTCAGCGCCGCAAGGTGAGTTGCTCCCCGACGAACAAATCCAGCAGGTCCTCAATCGATTGACCTTCGGTCCGCGCCCCGGCGATGCCGAGAGAGTCCGCGCGATAGGCATCGACAAGTGGATCGACCTTCAGCTCAATCCCGACCGAATTCCTGATCCATCGGGCGACGATGTTCTGAAGAGCTACTCCGTTTTCTCGACGCCGACCGGCGACATGGTGCGCCAGTTCGAGGAGCTTCAGCGGCTGCAGCGGCAAGCAAAGCGCGACGCGGGCAACGACACGACGATGAACAAGCAGCAAGAGCGTCGTGAAGTGCTCGCGCAGAATCCGCAGCTCATGCAGGCCGCGCAACGCAATCAACAAATGGTCGGCCAGATCCAATCGGCGCAGCTCGCGCGCGCCATCTCGACCGAGCGGCAGCTCAACGAGATCATGGTCGATTTCTGGGAGAATCACTTCAGCGTCTTCGCCGGAAAGGGCCAGACGCGTTTGTATCTCGCGCAGTACGACCGCGACGTCATTCGTCCGCACGCGCTCGGGAAATTCCGCGACTTGCTGGGCGCGGTGGCGCACAGCCCGGCGATGCTCTTTTTCCTCGACAATTGGCAAAGCGCCGCGGACAGCACGCAGCCGACGCTCGCTCAGGCCCGCCGACCGATGGCGATGCGTCGTCCGGGGAGATTCGGCATCTTCGCGCCTCCACCGCGTCCCGTGCCGCAGCAACAGCAGCAGCGCGCGCGGCGCGGGTTGAACGAGAACTACGCCCGCGAGCTGATGGAGCTGCACACGCTGGGCGTCGACGGCGGCTACACACAGAAAGACGTCCAGGAAGTGGCGCGCGCGCTCACGGGGTGGACGTTCAACCGACAGTCCGGTGAGTTCCTGTTCAATCCCATGATCCACGACGCCGGCGAAAAGACCATCCTTGGGCAGAAATTCCCGGCGGGACGCGGCGAAGACGAAGGCGAGCGCGTCCTCGACATCGTGGCGAGTCATCCGTCGACGGCGCACTTCATCGTCACGAAGCTGGCGCGCCATTTCGTGAGCGACGATCCGCCCAAGTCGCTGGTCGATCGCTGTGCGAGCACGTTCAGCAAGACAGCCGGCGACATCCGCGAGACGCTTCGCTGCGTCGTCACGAGCCCGGAATTCTTCAGCCGCTCGGCGTATCGCGCCAAGGTGAAGACGCCGTTCGAAGTCGTGGCCAGCGCGTTGCGCGCGGTGAACGCGTCGCCGGATCCCACGCCTCGTACGGCGCAGCTCGTGGCACGGCTCGGTCAACCGATCTTCGGCCGGCAGACGCCCGATGGATGGCCCGATCGCGGCGACGCGTGGATGAATACCGGCGCGATTCTCAACCGAATCAACTTCGGCCTCGCCCTCGCGGCCGGTCAGATTCCCGGCGCGCCACTCACGAACTGGTCGGACTTCTCATCGCTGCGCACGCAGCCGCGCACGCAGCAGGTGGACGCGGTCGTGAAGTCGATGCTCGGCGGACAGGTGTCGTCCGAGACGCGCCAGGTTCTCATGAGCGGCGAAAATCCCATGTTGTCGACGGCCGACGCGAACGCGATGGCCGACAGCTCGGCGATGAACTTTGGGCGCAGGGGCGCCGGCGGGGGGCGTGGCGCTCAACAGCAGGCGAAGCCGGACGGAAAAGGATTCCCGCGCGGCCCGGGTGCGCAGATTCCCGGCTTCGGTCGTCCGGTGAATCTCCAGGGTTTGCCACAAGTCGTCGGTCTCGCGCTCGGCGCCCCCGAATTCCAGCGGCGATAG
- a CDS encoding DUF1501 domain-containing protein — protein MNRRVFMKSGAMALATMGLNPSFLRRTVFAQDLLKGAALRGNGRGKVLVVLFQRGAADALNVVVPHGERAYYAMRPTIAIPRPVSGAANTAIDLDGFFGLHPSLSPFKRLWDDGILAPVHAVGSPSNSRSHFDAQDYMESGTPDNKGTRDGWLNRYLAVKGTCDECKLHDDTQNGAAPAKGSPFQAVAMTPQTPRILEGDSPTVAMNSIDEFTIRTNGTQAERIEALYRTGSADVVHAAGGEMFEAMKILKAANPQQYVAENSADYPRSPFGQHLKQIAQLIKADVGLEIAFADVGGWDTHVNQGGATGQLAQRLDDFSKSIAAMVQDLGNRMADVTILTMSEFGRTARQNGNAGTDHGHATSMFVIGGDVKGKKVHGKWPGLEPEQLNEGRDLALTTDFRSVFSEVAFKHLGAAKMDAVFPGFKGDQSKWLGLI, from the coding sequence ATGAATCGTCGAGTTTTCATGAAGTCGGGCGCCATGGCGCTGGCCACGATGGGACTGAATCCCAGCTTCCTGCGGCGTACGGTGTTCGCGCAGGACCTGCTCAAGGGAGCCGCGTTGCGAGGGAACGGACGCGGCAAGGTGCTCGTGGTTCTCTTCCAGCGCGGCGCGGCCGACGCGTTGAACGTCGTCGTTCCGCACGGTGAGCGCGCCTACTACGCGATGCGCCCGACGATCGCGATTCCGCGTCCGGTTTCCGGCGCCGCCAACACCGCGATCGATCTCGACGGGTTCTTCGGTCTGCACCCGTCGCTCTCGCCGTTCAAGCGGTTGTGGGACGACGGCATTCTCGCTCCCGTGCACGCCGTCGGATCGCCGAGCAACTCCCGGTCGCACTTCGACGCGCAGGACTACATGGAGAGCGGCACGCCCGACAACAAAGGCACGCGCGACGGGTGGCTGAACCGGTATCTCGCCGTGAAAGGCACGTGCGACGAGTGCAAGCTGCACGACGACACGCAGAATGGCGCGGCGCCGGCGAAGGGGTCGCCCTTCCAGGCGGTCGCAATGACGCCGCAAACGCCGCGAATTCTCGAGGGCGACTCGCCGACCGTCGCGATGAACAGCATCGACGAGTTCACGATCCGAACGAACGGCACGCAAGCGGAACGCATCGAAGCGCTCTATCGCACCGGCAGCGCCGACGTCGTCCACGCGGCGGGCGGCGAGATGTTCGAGGCGATGAAGATCCTCAAGGCGGCGAACCCGCAGCAGTACGTCGCCGAAAACTCGGCAGACTATCCGCGCTCGCCGTTCGGTCAGCACCTCAAGCAGATCGCGCAGCTGATCAAGGCGGACGTCGGCCTGGAGATCGCGTTCGCCGACGTCGGCGGCTGGGACACCCATGTGAACCAGGGCGGCGCGACGGGACAACTCGCGCAGAGGCTCGACGATTTCTCCAAGTCGATCGCCGCGATGGTGCAGGACCTCGGCAACCGCATGGCCGACGTCACGATCCTCACGATGTCGGAATTCGGCCGCACGGCACGCCAGAACGGCAACGCCGGCACCGACCATGGCCACGCGACATCGATGTTCGTGATCGGCGGTGACGTCAAGGGAAAGAAGGTCCACGGCAAGTGGCCGGGACTCGAGCCGGAGCAGTTGAACGAGGGCCGCGACCTCGCGCTCACGACCGATTTCCGCTCCGTGTTCTCCGAGGTCGCCTTCAAGCACCTCGGCGCGGCCAAGATGGACGCGGTGTTCCCGGGATTCAAAGGGGATCAGTCGAAGTGGTTGGGCCTCATCTAA
- a CDS encoding PadR family transcriptional regulator, with protein sequence MAKPSAEPLAFLKGTLDMMVLKALSGGPMHGFGIALWLESRSSGQLGLDDSFTYQVLHRLEGRGLVDAEWTVTENNRRARVYKLTRAGRSRLARETDVWLRYSEVVTAIMTVDPRPASG encoded by the coding sequence GTGGCTAAACCGTCCGCTGAGCCGCTCGCCTTCCTGAAGGGCACGCTCGACATGATGGTTCTGAAAGCCCTGAGCGGCGGACCGATGCACGGCTTCGGCATCGCCCTCTGGCTCGAGTCGCGCTCCAGCGGACAGCTCGGCCTCGACGACAGCTTCACCTACCAGGTCCTGCATCGCCTCGAAGGGCGCGGGCTCGTCGACGCCGAGTGGACCGTGACCGAAAACAACCGGCGCGCGCGTGTCTACAAGCTCACCCGCGCGGGCCGATCACGCCTCGCTCGAGAGACCGACGTCTGGCTTCGTTACAGCGAGGTCGTCACCGCGATCATGACTGTGGACCCGCGCCCAGCCTCGGGCTAA
- a CDS encoding ADOP family duplicated permease, whose protein sequence is MASDEIPRRGARWFRLRARSRAALESQVREEIEAHLTLAVDYLVSRGLPRDRAEEEARARFGDWNGALERIYVSARNREARMDRRERFASVATDLRLTARLFRRSPRFYAASALVLALGIGANSAVFSILRATLLQPLPYRDPSALAMLWRVYPNEKPTPGQVRSKRYRGLLTTEELMGWRKEMTAELGDVAAAVSWENNSEAAFDLVGDGRTERLNGALVTSNFFDILGVRAERGRLFNATDESNASAIIVLSHSLWQRSFGADTGLVGRSITLTVGSQDRAPRRFVVAGVLPPEFHFTYPEETEAWAMMPWSLVERYGRNEIAFVSVTRLKAGITVAQAQQRASLFRTGLEFPNQKPEDRPAIALEPIHDWIVADTRPSLRLLGAVAAMLLLVTCVTIANGLLARAAERRQELAVRTAMGAGRGRLVRQLLTEGAVLSLAGAVLGTCLAIALQPVLRRLLPESVPRIGEIGVDASTIGFGILMACVSTLLAAVAPALGGTRDDAGSSLIRASMRATAARGTVRWRQGLVGAQTAIATMLLVSALLLLTSLWRLGRVPLGFDGSQVIAVETRLLGPEYRDTAKLERIQTDLVSSVRAIPGITEASLTSAVPFRGTDFVRVFGTKTTGPIFANQRFVDPGYFGVLRVPLLRGRLIADADRLGAPLVAVVSESYAKKQFGDVDPVGKLLAADERVEVVGVVADVRYVAAEKDPMPAVYVPLAQNPIRLLCIVARSRIGVSAVAPSIRRAFHDVDADAPAMKLTTVDRIVDAKVANRRFYTLATFSFASIALLLTVVGLVVVVARVVTERRHELAIRAALGATMSRLARAASRDVLVAATIGVFVGAASAYVASVELTQFLFGVEARWPLAYAAVCAAVLCTAGIAAWAPVRRFGRLSLTSLLGAE, encoded by the coding sequence ATGGCGTCGGACGAAATTCCACGCCGAGGCGCGCGTTGGTTCCGCTTGCGCGCGAGATCGCGCGCCGCGCTCGAGTCGCAGGTGCGCGAGGAGATCGAGGCGCACCTCACTCTCGCCGTCGACTACCTCGTCTCGCGAGGACTACCGCGCGATCGCGCCGAAGAGGAAGCGCGCGCGAGGTTCGGCGATTGGAACGGCGCCCTCGAGCGCATCTATGTCTCAGCCCGCAACCGGGAGGCCCGCATGGACCGACGCGAGCGATTCGCCAGCGTGGCGACCGACCTGCGACTCACTGCCCGCCTGTTTCGCCGCTCGCCGCGCTTCTACGCCGCGTCCGCGTTGGTGTTGGCACTGGGGATCGGTGCCAACAGCGCGGTGTTCAGCATTCTGCGCGCGACCTTGTTGCAACCGCTGCCATATCGCGACCCCTCGGCGCTGGCAATGCTCTGGCGAGTCTACCCAAACGAGAAACCGACACCCGGACAAGTCAGATCGAAACGATACCGCGGCCTGCTGACGACCGAAGAGCTCATGGGCTGGCGGAAGGAAATGACAGCGGAGCTCGGCGATGTCGCCGCGGCTGTCTCGTGGGAGAACAATTCCGAAGCGGCGTTCGATTTGGTCGGCGATGGACGAACCGAGCGTCTGAACGGCGCGCTCGTGACGTCGAATTTCTTCGACATTCTCGGGGTGCGCGCGGAACGGGGACGCTTGTTCAACGCGACCGACGAGTCGAACGCGTCGGCAATCATCGTATTGAGCCATTCACTGTGGCAGCGATCGTTCGGAGCGGACACCGGCCTCGTCGGACGTTCGATCACGCTCACGGTCGGTTCGCAGGATCGAGCGCCGCGACGCTTCGTCGTCGCCGGCGTTCTCCCGCCGGAGTTTCACTTCACGTACCCGGAAGAGACCGAAGCGTGGGCGATGATGCCGTGGTCGCTCGTCGAACGTTACGGGCGCAACGAGATCGCGTTCGTCTCGGTCACGCGTCTCAAAGCGGGAATCACGGTCGCCCAAGCCCAGCAACGCGCGAGTCTGTTCCGCACGGGCTTGGAGTTTCCGAACCAGAAGCCGGAAGATCGTCCGGCGATTGCGCTCGAGCCGATTCACGACTGGATCGTCGCGGATACGCGCCCGTCGCTTCGTCTTCTGGGCGCGGTGGCGGCGATGCTCCTGCTGGTCACCTGTGTCACCATCGCCAATGGCCTGCTGGCCCGCGCCGCCGAGCGACGTCAGGAACTTGCCGTCCGCACGGCGATGGGAGCGGGTCGCGGTCGGCTGGTGCGTCAGCTGCTCACGGAAGGTGCCGTGCTGTCGCTCGCCGGTGCCGTGCTGGGGACCTGCCTCGCGATCGCGCTTCAGCCGGTCCTGCGACGCCTTCTTCCGGAAAGCGTGCCGAGAATCGGCGAGATCGGCGTGGACGCATCGACGATCGGATTCGGCATCTTGATGGCCTGCGTCTCGACCCTGCTCGCGGCGGTGGCGCCGGCCCTCGGCGGCACGCGCGACGACGCGGGGAGTTCATTGATCCGCGCGTCGATGCGCGCGACGGCCGCGCGCGGAACGGTGCGTTGGCGGCAGGGACTCGTCGGCGCACAGACGGCGATCGCAACCATGCTGCTCGTCTCGGCGCTCCTGCTACTCACGAGTCTCTGGCGGCTCGGTCGCGTTCCACTCGGCTTCGACGGTAGCCAAGTCATCGCCGTCGAAACGAGACTGCTTGGTCCCGAATACCGCGACACCGCGAAGCTCGAGCGAATTCAAACGGATCTGGTCTCGAGCGTGCGCGCGATTCCCGGCATCACCGAAGCCTCGTTGACGTCGGCGGTGCCGTTTCGCGGCACGGACTTCGTGCGCGTCTTCGGGACCAAAACGACGGGACCCATCTTCGCGAATCAGCGATTCGTAGATCCCGGCTATTTCGGGGTGTTGCGCGTCCCGCTCCTACGCGGTCGGTTGATCGCGGACGCGGATCGGCTCGGCGCGCCGCTCGTCGCGGTCGTGTCGGAGTCGTACGCGAAAAAGCAGTTCGGCGACGTCGACCCTGTCGGGAAGCTCCTCGCGGCCGATGAGCGGGTGGAAGTCGTCGGTGTCGTCGCGGATGTTCGCTACGTCGCTGCGGAGAAGGATCCGATGCCCGCGGTGTACGTACCGCTCGCCCAGAATCCCATCCGGCTCCTGTGCATCGTCGCCCGATCGCGGATCGGCGTCTCCGCGGTGGCGCCGTCGATTCGGCGGGCGTTCCACGACGTCGACGCCGACGCTCCGGCCATGAAGCTCACGACGGTGGATCGCATCGTCGACGCGAAAGTGGCGAACCGACGCTTCTACACGCTAGCGACGTTCTCCTTCGCCTCGATCGCCCTGCTGCTCACCGTCGTCGGCCTCGTCGTCGTCGTCGCCCGAGTCGTAACCGAGCGGCGCCACGAGCTGGCGATTCGCGCTGCACTCGGGGCGACCATGAGTCGATTGGCCCGCGCCGCATCGCGCGATGTGCTGGTCGCCGCGACGATAGGCGTTTTCGTCGGCGCGGCATCGGCATACGTGGCGTCCGTCGAGTTGACGCAATTCTTGTTCGGTGTCGAGGCTCGGTGGCCGCTCGCCTACGCGGCAGTGTGCGCCGCCGTGTTGTGCACGGCCGGCATCGCCGCGTGGGCGCCGGTGCGACGGTTCGGGCGACTATCCCTCACGTCCTTGCTCGGCGCGGAGTGA